In Ostrea edulis chromosome 4, xbOstEdul1.1, whole genome shotgun sequence, a single window of DNA contains:
- the LOC125670819 gene encoding growth arrest and DNA damage-inducible protein GADD45 beta-like isoform X2, whose protein sequence is MLLNIQSCVKACPGVLKILRNAAQQERVLNGVHKCAAILERDPDAVMLCILPQPPEGADVTINIEQTLIKAHCWENGIRVMKVDCAKKLEMLVLDHTEPTNHSLNSDFSCVLVLFPQSDASDSVAAEKEWKMIDDFFKKMLLHGVSHSHVIELPG, encoded by the exons ATGCTATTAAACATACA AAGCTGTGTAAAGGCCTGCCCAGGCGTGCTAAAAATCCTGAGGAACGCGGCCCAGCAAGAAAGGGTTCTTAATGGAGTCCATAAGTGTGCCGCCATTCTGGAAAG GGATCCAGATGCAGTGATGCTGTGCATTCTACCACAGCCACCAGAGGGCGCTGATGTCACAATCAACATCGAACAAACTCTTATAAAAGCACACTGCTGGGAAAATGGAATAAGAGTCATGAAG GTGGACTGCGCCAAGAAGTTGGAAATGTTGGTACTTGACCACACAGAACCCACTAACCACTCTCTGAATTCGGACTTCTCCTGTGTCCTCGTTCTT TTTCCACAGTCGGATGCTTCTGATTCAGTTGCTGCAGAGAAGGAATGGAAGATGATTGACGACTTTTTCAAGAAGATGCTCCTGCATGGGGTGTCACATTCTCACGTCATCGAGTTACCCGGATGA
- the LOC125670818 gene encoding 40S ribosomal protein S12-like yields MPTGRSCGHLPKNPCKKFAITSDIMTLAENHTTEDKSIDMDKTFKDMMLQAADKGRVTAGLQTSARELQMAPEGVLLCVMPVENGTDDLVHMKHVLIEAHCREHRIPLVKVDSENKLKQLLLIPVNSQKKHKDDSDLSCVIVQVAKEGRSQLERKFLNGCRKHPHNLIIQIPA; encoded by the exons ATGCCTACCGGCCGGTCTTGTGGACATTTACCAAAAAATCCCTGCAAAAAGTTTGCCATTACGTCGGATATTATGACTCTTGCTGAAAACCACACAACTGAAGACAAAAG TATTGATATGGACaagacttttaaagatatgaTGCTACAGGCAGCCGACAAAGGAAGGGTGACAGCAGGGCTGCAAACGAGTGCTAGGGAGCTACAGAT GGCACCAGAGGGGGTATTGCTGTGTGTTATGCCGGTGGAGAATGGGACTGATGATTTGGTTCACATGAAGCATGTGTTGATTGAGGCACACTGCCGGGAACACAGGATTCCACTTGTTAAG GTCGATAGTGAGAACAAGTTGAAACAGCTGTTATTGATCCCGGTGAACTCTCAAAAGAAACACAAAGATGACAGCGATCTTAGTTGTGTGATTGTTCAG GTTGCAAAAGAGGGGAGGTCTCAGTTGGAGAGGAAGTTCTTGAATGGATGTCGTAAGCACCCTCACAATCTGATCATCCAGATTCCGGCCTGA
- the LOC125670819 gene encoding growth arrest and DNA damage-inducible protein GADD45 beta-like isoform X1, with translation MTLTDQKDLIEQCSEESCVKACPGVLKILRNAAQQERVLNGVHKCAAILERDPDAVMLCILPQPPEGADVTINIEQTLIKAHCWENGIRVMKVDCAKKLEMLVLDHTEPTNHSLNSDFSCVLVLFPQSDASDSVAAEKEWKMIDDFFKKMLLHGVSHSHVIELPG, from the exons ATGACACTAACAGATCAGAAAGATTTAATAGAGCAATGCAGCGAGGA AAGCTGTGTAAAGGCCTGCCCAGGCGTGCTAAAAATCCTGAGGAACGCGGCCCAGCAAGAAAGGGTTCTTAATGGAGTCCATAAGTGTGCCGCCATTCTGGAAAG GGATCCAGATGCAGTGATGCTGTGCATTCTACCACAGCCACCAGAGGGCGCTGATGTCACAATCAACATCGAACAAACTCTTATAAAAGCACACTGCTGGGAAAATGGAATAAGAGTCATGAAG GTGGACTGCGCCAAGAAGTTGGAAATGTTGGTACTTGACCACACAGAACCCACTAACCACTCTCTGAATTCGGACTTCTCCTGTGTCCTCGTTCTT TTTCCACAGTCGGATGCTTCTGATTCAGTTGCTGCAGAGAAGGAATGGAAGATGATTGACGACTTTTTCAAGAAGATGCTCCTGCATGGGGTGTCACATTCTCACGTCATCGAGTTACCCGGATGA
- the LOC125669345 gene encoding perlucin-like isoform X2, translated as MTMSIMKTKILATCLVLVCSTTDGCGIGWLQFKDKCYLFTNTQASWGTAQIICGAFRSHLAEPKTKSESHCLMNHTDNLGGNFWIGISDIVKEGKWIYTSTQHPVVIHDFHPTNPNSQNISDCVALRHDYQGHWSDEPCHTTFYFICEKENV; from the exons ATGACCATGAGCATAATGAAAACTAAAATTTTGGCCACTTGTTTGGTATTAGTCTGCTCTACAACAGATG GTTGTGGCATTGGGTGGCTGCAATTCAAAGATAAATGTTACCTGTTCACTAATACACAGGCTTCGTGGGGCACGGCACAG ATTATCTGTGGCGCTTTCCGTTCTCATCTTGCCGAGCCGAAGACTAAAAGCGAATCACACTGTCTAATGAACCATACAGACAATCTAG GTGGTAACTTTTGGATCGGAATTTCTGATATAGTGAAAGAGGGGAAATGGATTTACACATCTACTCAGCATCCAGTCGTAATCCATGACTTCCACCCGACTAATCCGAACAGCCAAAACATCTCCGACTGTGTGGCTCTACGGCATGACTATCAAGGGCATTGGTCCGATGAACCCTGTCATACAACGTTCTATTTCATCTGcgaaaaagaaaatgtgtaa
- the LOC125669345 gene encoding perlucin-like isoform X1: protein MTMSIMKTKILATCLVLVCSTTDGCGIGWLQFKDKCYLFTNTQASWGTAQIICGAFRSHLAEPKTKSESHCLMNHTDNLGGNFWIGISDIVKEGKWIYTSTQHPVVIHDFHPTNPNSQNISDCVALRHDYQGHWSDEPCHTTFYFICEKENVDHGLLIG, encoded by the exons ATGACCATGAGCATAATGAAAACTAAAATTTTGGCCACTTGTTTGGTATTAGTCTGCTCTACAACAGATG GTTGTGGCATTGGGTGGCTGCAATTCAAAGATAAATGTTACCTGTTCACTAATACACAGGCTTCGTGGGGCACGGCACAG ATTATCTGTGGCGCTTTCCGTTCTCATCTTGCCGAGCCGAAGACTAAAAGCGAATCACACTGTCTAATGAACCATACAGACAATCTAG GTGGTAACTTTTGGATCGGAATTTCTGATATAGTGAAAGAGGGGAAATGGATTTACACATCTACTCAGCATCCAGTCGTAATCCATGACTTCCACCCGACTAATCCGAACAGCCAAAACATCTCCGACTGTGTGGCTCTACGGCATGACTATCAAGGGCATTGGTCCGATGAACCCTGTCATACAACGTTCTATTTCATCTGcgaaaaagaaaatgt AGATCATGGACTTTTAATTGGTTGA